In a genomic window of uncultured Methanobrevibacter sp.:
- the trpB gene encoding tryptophan synthase subunit beta: MNNGRYGEYGGQYISETLMNELLYLEEQYNHYMNDPEFVEELNTLLKEYAGRPSLLYYAKRMTEDLGGAKIYLKREDLNHTGAHKINNVLGQVLLAKKMGKTRVIAETGAGQHGVATATAAALLDMECEVFMGEVDTKRQALNVYRMELLGAKVHSVKSGTKTLKDAVNDAFRDWIARVHDTNYVIGSTMGPHPFPMIVRDFQAVISAEARQQFLDIEGRLPDAVIACVGGGSNAMGAFYNFIDDENVKLIGCEAGGKGVDTPYNAAALTNGKIGIFHGMKSIFNQGDYGQIAPVYSVSAGLDYPGVGPEHAYLRDTGRAEYVPINDEEAVEAFEYLSRMEGIIPAIESAHAVAHAMKIAPEMDKDDIIMICLSGRGDKDVRSIAEYRGVELNE, from the coding sequence TTGAATAACGGAAGATATGGTGAATATGGAGGACAATACATATCTGAAACATTAATGAATGAGTTATTGTACTTGGAAGAGCAGTATAATCATTACATGAATGATCCTGAATTTGTAGAAGAGCTGAATACCTTACTGAAAGAATATGCCGGAAGGCCTTCTCTATTATATTACGCTAAAAGAATGACTGAAGACCTTGGTGGGGCAAAAATATATCTGAAACGTGAAGATTTAAACCACACTGGGGCTCATAAAATAAATAATGTTCTCGGACAGGTTTTACTTGCTAAAAAAATGGGTAAAACAAGAGTGATTGCAGAAACCGGTGCAGGTCAGCACGGTGTTGCAACAGCTACTGCAGCAGCACTTTTGGATATGGAATGTGAAGTGTTCATGGGTGAAGTTGATACCAAAAGACAGGCTTTAAATGTGTATAGAATGGAATTGCTTGGAGCAAAAGTCCATTCTGTAAAATCCGGAACAAAAACACTGAAAGATGCAGTAAATGATGCATTCAGAGATTGGATTGCCCGAGTTCATGATACCAATTATGTAATAGGTTCCACAATGGGACCTCATCCATTTCCAATGATTGTTCGTGATTTTCAGGCAGTAATAAGTGCCGAAGCTCGCCAGCAGTTTTTGGATATTGAAGGCAGACTTCCGGATGCGGTCATTGCATGTGTCGGTGGTGGAAGTAATGCAATGGGTGCATTTTATAATTTCATAGATGATGAGAATGTTAAACTGATTGGATGTGAAGCCGGCGGAAAAGGTGTAGACACACCATATAATGCAGCAGCACTGACAAATGGTAAAATCGGAATATTTCATGGAATGAAATCAATTTTTAATCAGGGTGATTATGGCCAGATTGCTCCGGTTTATTCCGTCTCAGCGGGACTTGACTATCCGGGTGTAGGTCCCGAACATGCTTATTTAAGAGACACTGGAAGAGCAGAATATGTGCCGATTAATGATGAAGAAGCTGTTGAGGCATTTGAATATTTATCCAGAATGGAAGGAATTATTCCGGCTATTGAAAGTGCCCATGCGGTTGCTCATGCCATGAAAATAGCTCCGGAAATGGACAAGGACGATATTATAATGATTTGCCTATCCGGAAGAGGAGATAAGGATGTCAGATCTATTGCAGAATACAGGGGAGTTGAGTTAAATGAGTAA
- the trpD gene encoding anthranilate phosphoribosyltransferase, with protein sequence MIKEAILKVYKHQDLTYEEAYQTMDEIMSGEASEVQMSAYLTAMSMKGETIDEITASAEAMRAHCVRLLNDQEVLEIVGTGGDGSNTFNISTTSAIVISAAGVPVAKHGNRSASSKCGAADVLEELGVNIYIEPEKSLNCLKEINLCFLFAQNYHLSMKYVAGVRKELSIRTIFNILGPLTSPAGASMEVLGVYEKDLVEPLTDVLKNLGVKSALTVYGVDGMDEISVSDKTSVCELKDGKTMSYEISPEYFGMEKASKEDLVGGDAKENARITRAILAGEKGPKRNAVLLNSAAGLYVAGKVESLRDGVELAEEIIDSGKAQKQLERFIECTNR encoded by the coding sequence ATGATTAAAGAAGCTATTTTAAAAGTATATAAACATCAGGATTTAACTTATGAAGAGGCATATCAGACAATGGACGAAATCATGAGCGGTGAAGCAAGCGAAGTTCAGATGAGTGCATACTTAACCGCAATGTCAATGAAAGGCGAAACAATAGATGAAATTACAGCATCTGCCGAAGCGATGAGAGCTCATTGTGTACGTTTGCTTAATGACCAGGAAGTTTTGGAAATTGTTGGAACAGGCGGTGACGGTTCAAATACATTCAATATTTCCACAACCTCTGCTATTGTTATTTCTGCAGCAGGAGTTCCTGTGGCAAAACATGGAAACAGGTCCGCTTCAAGCAAATGCGGTGCTGCAGATGTTTTGGAGGAGTTGGGGGTAAATATTTATATCGAACCCGAAAAAAGTTTAAATTGTCTTAAGGAGATAAATTTGTGTTTCCTCTTTGCTCAAAATTATCACCTGTCAATGAAATATGTTGCAGGGGTACGTAAGGAACTGTCAATCAGAACAATCTTCAATATATTGGGGCCATTGACAAGCCCTGCCGGTGCTTCCATGGAAGTGCTGGGGGTTTATGAGAAAGATTTGGTTGAACCTCTTACTGATGTTTTAAAGAATCTGGGCGTTAAGTCTGCTCTGACAGTCTATGGAGTCGACGGAATGGATGAAATTTCTGTAAGTGATAAGACATCAGTTTGTGAGCTTAAGGACGGCAAAACAATGTCTTATGAAATTTCACCGGAATATTTCGGAATGGAAAAGGCATCAAAAGAAGATCTTGTCGGCGGAGATGCAAAGGAAAATGCCAGAATTACCCGTGCAATACTGGCTGGTGAAAAGGGACCAAAAAGAAATGCGGTTTTATTAAATTCGGCTGCAGGTTTATATGTTGCAGGTAAAGTAGAATCATTGCGTGACGGTGTGGAACTGGCAGAAGAAATCATTGATTCAGGAAAGGCACAAAAACAACTTGAAAGATTTATTGAATGTACAAACAGATGA
- the trpC gene encoding indole-3-glycerol phosphate synthase TrpC — MLDEIVEKTKERLEESKQTKSLDELKQEVKKLEITQDFPFKKALSGDEISIIAEVKRASPSKGMIVEDFDYVFIARDYEDAGASAISVLTEPYFFKGSNDYLKEISQNVSIPILRKDFIIDEYMIWEAKALGASAILLIVSILSIVELKKFLDLAHDLGLSAIVETHDGNEIRTALNVGAEIIGVNNRDLTDFTVNIENSINLRRCVSGDVIFISESGIKTPEDVRKLKENNVDAVLIGETLMKSDDKKALISELKNG, encoded by the coding sequence ATGTTGGATGAAATAGTTGAAAAAACTAAAGAAAGACTGGAAGAGTCAAAACAGACAAAATCATTGGACGAACTTAAGCAAGAAGTTAAAAAATTAGAAATTACTCAGGATTTTCCTTTTAAGAAAGCTTTAAGCGGTGATGAAATTTCAATCATTGCTGAAGTAAAAAGAGCTTCACCGTCAAAGGGCATGATTGTGGAAGATTTTGACTATGTATTCATTGCCAGGGATTATGAGGATGCAGGAGCATCTGCAATTTCCGTTCTTACAGAACCTTATTTTTTCAAAGGTTCAAATGATTATCTAAAAGAAATATCACAAAATGTCAGCATCCCTATTTTAAGAAAGGATTTCATCATTGATGAATATATGATTTGGGAGGCTAAAGCCCTTGGTGCATCTGCAATTCTTCTGATTGTTTCTATTTTATCTATCGTTGAATTAAAGAAATTTTTGGATTTGGCACATGATTTGGGTCTTTCTGCAATTGTCGAAACTCATGACGGAAATGAAATCAGAACTGCACTTAATGTAGGGGCTGAAATCATAGGTGTCAATAACAGGGATTTGACAGATTTCACAGTAAACATAGAAAACAGTATCAACCTACGTAGATGTGTCAGTGGCGATGTTATATTTATTTCTGAAAGTGGCATTAAAACACCGGAAGATGTAAGGAAATTAAAAGAAAATAATGTTGATGCAGTTTTAATAGGCGAAACTTTAATGAAAAGTGATGATAAAAAGGCACTGATTTCGGAGTTGAAAAATGGTTAA
- a CDS encoding phosphoribosylanthranilate isomerase — MVKIKICGLRRLEDIEIVNKYKPDYIGFVFADSKRKVSHELAAEMKSNLREDIISVGVFVDADESEILELYEMGVIEIAQLHGSESEDYINYLKENTNDKLKIIKAIEMSEDEDLSGYADSSADYLLFDSGKGSGKTFDWRLIRTDLKKEFFLAGGINSQNVKKAIGEFNPYAVDLSSSVETDDYKDEDKIKEIMEVIS, encoded by the coding sequence ATGGTTAAGATTAAAATCTGCGGATTAAGACGTTTGGAAGATATTGAAATAGTAAACAAATACAAACCTGATTATATAGGTTTTGTCTTTGCAGATTCCAAAAGAAAAGTGTCTCATGAACTTGCAGCAGAAATGAAAAGTAATTTAAGGGAAGATATAATTTCTGTTGGAGTTTTTGTAGATGCTGATGAAAGTGAGATTTTAGAATTGTATGAAATGGGTGTTATTGAAATTGCACAGCTTCATGGCAGTGAAAGTGAAGATTATATTAATTATTTAAAAGAAAATACTAATGATAAACTAAAAATCATTAAAGCTATTGAAATGTCTGAAGATGAGGACCTGTCAGGATATGCCGATTCATCTGCAGATTATCTGCTTTTTGACAGTGGAAAAGGAAGCGGCAAAACCTTTGACTGGCGTTTGATAAGAACGGATTTAAAAAAGGAATTTTTCCTGGCAGGGGGAATAAATTCACAGAATGTTAAAAAAGCCATTGGAGAGTTTAATCCTTATGCAGTTGATTTAAGTTCAAGTGTTGAAACTGATGATTACAAGGATGAAGATAAGATTAAGGAAATTATGGAGGTTATAAGTTGA